In Triplophysa rosa linkage group LG7, Trosa_1v2, whole genome shotgun sequence, the following proteins share a genomic window:
- the LOC130557311 gene encoding endoplasmic reticulum resident protein 27: MAAAGGEESALLRLNDAPAAQAFIDSSDVTVIGFFQTDEARGYKEFLAAVKQIESLSVAVCGEKEVWAKYNITSDTISIFRKADVHQKHLQLSEAKTIDADGLVRFFTINNIHYITEYNQASAVGLFQSEVKTHLLLIVNRDTSDFNQLKEKLGALAPRYTGKMLFVLVNGREKSNARVLEYFNMRSRDLPRIAIYDGHSDRKWLMPKGEISAERVQNFCDSYLSGDLQKQSEAETSEDKTEL; this comes from the exons ATGGCAG CGGCGGGTGGAGAAGAGAGCGCCCTCCTCAGACTGAACGATGCTCCTGCAGCTCAGGCCTTCATTGACTCCTCAGACGTGACTGTCATTGGTTTCTTTCAG ACGGATGAAGCTCGTGGATATAAAGAGTTTTTGGCTGCTGTTAAACAGATCGAGTCTCTGTCTGTCGCTGTATGCGGTGAAAAAGAAGTTTGGGCCAAATATAACATCACTTCTGACACAATCTCCATATTCAGAAAG GCTGATGTTCATCAAAAACACCTGCAGTTGTCAGAGGCAAAAACAATTGATGCTGACGGCCTTGTGCGCTTCTTCACCATCAATAACATTCACTACATCACAGAATACAATCAAGCG tCTGCGGTGGGTTTGTTTCAGTCGGAGGTGAAGACGCACCTGCTCCTCATAGTCAACAGAGACACGTCTGATTTTAACCAACTGAAGGAGAAACTCGGGGCTCTCGCACCAAGATACACTGGCAAG ATGTTGTTTGTGCTGGTAAATGGAAGAGAGAAATCTAACGCCCGCGTGCTGGAATACTTCAATATgaggtcacgtgacctgccCCGCATCGCCATTTATGACGGCCACTCGGACAGAAAATGGCTCATGCCAAAGGGTGAAATCTCTGCTGAGCGTGTGCAGAACTTCTGTGACTCTTACCTGAGTGGAGATCTGCAG AAGCAGAGCGAGGCGGAAACATCTGAAGACAAAACTGAACTCTAA
- the bglapl gene encoding bone gamma-carboxyglutamate (gla) protein, like, with translation MKTLTVLSVCALLSVCMSMGVYTEADAAVDSPADLVASPTAAPESPSSASDSDSTSSSSESDSTSDSTSSSSESDSASDSTSDSSSSESNSASAEGTPANHVLLKRDVAARLLRRRRAGANAADLSPQQLESLKEVCEVNLGCEHMAETAGIIAAYTAYYGPIPY, from the exons ATGAAGACTTTGACCGTCCTGAGCGTGTGCGCTCTGCTGTCTGTCTGCATGTCTATGGGAG TGTACACAGAGGCTGACGCTGCTGTCGATTCTCCGGCTGATTTGGTGGCGTCTCCGACCGCTGCTCCTGAATCTCCCTCATCTGCCTCAGATTCTGATTCCACCTCCTCCTCATCAGAGTCTGATTCCACATCTGATTCCACCTCCTCATCATCAGAGTCTGATTCAGCGTCTGATTCCACCTCAGACTCGTCCTCCTCTGAGTCAAACTCGGCCAGTGCTGAAG GAACTCCTGCCAATCATGTGCTGCTGAAGAGAGATGTGGCTGCAAGACTTCTGCGACGCAGGAGAGCCGGAGCCAACGCAGCTGATCTGAGTCCTCAACAACTGGAgag tttGAAAGAAGTGTGTGAGGTGAATCTGGGATGTGAACACATGGCTGAAACCGCCGGGATCATTGCAGCTTATACAGCATATTACGGACCAATCCCATAttaa
- the LOC130557388 gene encoding target of Myb1 membrane trafficking protein-like isoform X1, with amino-acid sequence MEFLTGGPFSSTVGQRIQKATSAALQAEDWSLNLEICDIINETDDGPKDAVKALKKRIVGNKNFREVMLALTVLETCVKNCGHRFHMYVCSKEFVEGVLVRAILPKNNPPMILHDRVLSLIQAWAGAFRNVPSLAGVVNVYEDLRRRGLEFPMTDLDSLSPIHTPNRSVPENSSASGTDSPSQPSPQSPDSPAQKQKLRSELDLVKGNLTVMTEMLNQLNPGETSASDTELLQQLFLVCKQMQQRVVELIPNLSEEEMTAELLLLNDDLNNIFIRYERFDRLNKMQRGDTEHLESQNDTGNLIDLSPVSPSTNQNTPSAVNQHAAHIPPPHTNSSMHADEEFDMFAQTRSSSLAEQRKRGGSVRYEDPGAVEGLAEALDTRLQVTAGDADSSWVRQSQWIYSENLTPAPHSSVMEDIESWLSTESPDVEDAEGVTSEEFDKFLANRAKAADHLPSMNQNSSARVSHMTPPQPTSEQEQKHNQLFSL; translated from the exons ATGGAGTTTCTCACCGGCGGTCCGTTCTCGTCTACTGTCGGCCAGAGGATTC AAAAAGCCACAAGCGCTGCCCTGCAGGCGGAGGACTGGAGTCTTAACCTGGAgatctgtgacatcatcaatgAGACGGATGACGG ACCCAAAGATGCAGTGAAAGCTTTAAAGAAGAGGATTGTGGGTAACAAGAACTTCAGGGAAGTGATGTTGGCTCTGACA GTTCTTGAGACGTGCGTGAAGAACTGTGGCCATCGCTTTCATATGTACGTGTGTAGTAAAGAGTTTGTGGAGGGCGTTTTGGTCCGAGCGATATTACCCAAAAACAACCCACCCATGATCTTACACGACAGAGTGCTGAGCCTCATTCAG GCGTGGGCTGGTGCCTTCCGGAACGTTCCGTCTCTTGCTGGAGTTGTAAATGTGTATGAAGATTTGAGGCGGAGAGGACTGGAGTTTCCCATGACAGATCtggactctctctctcccatccACACACCCAACAGA AGTGTTCCAGAGAACAGCTCTGCCTCCGGTACAGACTCACCGTCACAACCCTCTCCACAGAGCCCTGATTCACCTGCACAG AAGCAGAAACTGAGATCAGAGCTGGATCTTGTCAAAGGTAATCTGACCGTCATGACGGAGATGTTAAATCAACTGAACCCAGGAGAAACTTCAGCATCAGATACTGAACTactacag caGTTGTTTTTAGTGTGTAAGCAGATGCAGCAGAGGGTTGTGGAGTTGATTCCTAATCTCTCAGAGGAGGAGATGACTGCAGAACTTCTGCTGCTGAATGATGATCTGAACAACATCTTCATTCGATATGAGAG GTTTGATAGATTGAATAAGATGCAAAGAGGAGACACAGAACATCTAGAGTCACag AACGATACAGGAAACCTTATtgatcttagtcctgtgtcaccatcaaccaatcagaatacaCCTTCAGCTGTCAATCAACATGCAGCTCACATTCCGCCCCCCCACACAAACAGTTCAA tgcatGCGGATGAGGAGTTTGATATGTTTGCTCAAACCAGAAGCAGCTCTCTGGCTGAGCAGAGAAAGA gggggggcaGTGTGAGGTATGAGGATCCTGGAGCTGTGGAAGGTCTCGCTGAAGCACTGGACACACGGCTGCAGGTCACCGCAGGG gaTGCTGACAGCAGCTGGGTCCGTCAGTCTCAGTGGATTTACTCTGAGAATCTG ACTCCGGCTCCACACAGCTCTGTTATGGAGGATATTGAAAGCTGGCTTTCCACAGAATCG CCGGATGTTGAAGATGCTGAGGGTGTGACCAGTGAAG AGTTTGATAAGTTTTTAGCAAACCGAGCAAAAGCTGCCGATCATCTTCCTTCTATGAATCAAAACTCATCCGCTCGTGTCAGTCACATGACTCCCCCACAGCCAACCAGCGAACAGGAGCAAAAACACAACCAGCTCTTCTCGCTCTGA
- the LOC130557388 gene encoding target of Myb1 membrane trafficking protein-like isoform X2, with protein sequence MEFLTGGPFSSTVGQRIQKATSAALQAEDWSLNLEICDIINETDDGPKDAVKALKKRIVGNKNFREVMLALTVLETCVKNCGHRFHMYVCSKEFVEGVLVRAILPKNNPPMILHDRVLSLIQAWAGAFRNVPSLAGVVNVYEDLRRRGLEFPMTDLDSLSPIHTPNRSVPENSSASGTDSPSQPSPQSPDSPAQQKLRSELDLVKGNLTVMTEMLNQLNPGETSASDTELLQQLFLVCKQMQQRVVELIPNLSEEEMTAELLLLNDDLNNIFIRYERFDRLNKMQRGDTEHLESQNDTGNLIDLSPVSPSTNQNTPSAVNQHAAHIPPPHTNSSMHADEEFDMFAQTRSSSLAEQRKRGGSVRYEDPGAVEGLAEALDTRLQVTAGDADSSWVRQSQWIYSENLTPAPHSSVMEDIESWLSTESPDVEDAEGVTSEEFDKFLANRAKAADHLPSMNQNSSARVSHMTPPQPTSEQEQKHNQLFSL encoded by the exons ATGGAGTTTCTCACCGGCGGTCCGTTCTCGTCTACTGTCGGCCAGAGGATTC AAAAAGCCACAAGCGCTGCCCTGCAGGCGGAGGACTGGAGTCTTAACCTGGAgatctgtgacatcatcaatgAGACGGATGACGG ACCCAAAGATGCAGTGAAAGCTTTAAAGAAGAGGATTGTGGGTAACAAGAACTTCAGGGAAGTGATGTTGGCTCTGACA GTTCTTGAGACGTGCGTGAAGAACTGTGGCCATCGCTTTCATATGTACGTGTGTAGTAAAGAGTTTGTGGAGGGCGTTTTGGTCCGAGCGATATTACCCAAAAACAACCCACCCATGATCTTACACGACAGAGTGCTGAGCCTCATTCAG GCGTGGGCTGGTGCCTTCCGGAACGTTCCGTCTCTTGCTGGAGTTGTAAATGTGTATGAAGATTTGAGGCGGAGAGGACTGGAGTTTCCCATGACAGATCtggactctctctctcccatccACACACCCAACAGA AGTGTTCCAGAGAACAGCTCTGCCTCCGGTACAGACTCACCGTCACAACCCTCTCCACAGAGCCCTGATTCACCTGCACAG CAGAAACTGAGATCAGAGCTGGATCTTGTCAAAGGTAATCTGACCGTCATGACGGAGATGTTAAATCAACTGAACCCAGGAGAAACTTCAGCATCAGATACTGAACTactacag caGTTGTTTTTAGTGTGTAAGCAGATGCAGCAGAGGGTTGTGGAGTTGATTCCTAATCTCTCAGAGGAGGAGATGACTGCAGAACTTCTGCTGCTGAATGATGATCTGAACAACATCTTCATTCGATATGAGAG GTTTGATAGATTGAATAAGATGCAAAGAGGAGACACAGAACATCTAGAGTCACag AACGATACAGGAAACCTTATtgatcttagtcctgtgtcaccatcaaccaatcagaatacaCCTTCAGCTGTCAATCAACATGCAGCTCACATTCCGCCCCCCCACACAAACAGTTCAA tgcatGCGGATGAGGAGTTTGATATGTTTGCTCAAACCAGAAGCAGCTCTCTGGCTGAGCAGAGAAAGA gggggggcaGTGTGAGGTATGAGGATCCTGGAGCTGTGGAAGGTCTCGCTGAAGCACTGGACACACGGCTGCAGGTCACCGCAGGG gaTGCTGACAGCAGCTGGGTCCGTCAGTCTCAGTGGATTTACTCTGAGAATCTG ACTCCGGCTCCACACAGCTCTGTTATGGAGGATATTGAAAGCTGGCTTTCCACAGAATCG CCGGATGTTGAAGATGCTGAGGGTGTGACCAGTGAAG AGTTTGATAAGTTTTTAGCAAACCGAGCAAAAGCTGCCGATCATCTTCCTTCTATGAATCAAAACTCATCCGCTCGTGTCAGTCACATGACTCCCCCACAGCCAACCAGCGAACAGGAGCAAAAACACAACCAGCTCTTCTCGCTCTGA
- the LOC130557388 gene encoding target of Myb1 membrane trafficking protein-like isoform X3 — protein MEFLTGGPFSSTVGQRIQKATSAALQAEDWSLNLEICDIINETDDGPKDAVKALKKRIVGNKNFREVMLALTVLETCVKNCGHRFHMYVCSKEFVEGVLVRAILPKNNPPMILHDRVLSLIQAWAGAFRNVPSLAGVVNVYEDLRRRGLEFPMTDLDSLSPIHTPNRSVPENSSASGTDSPSQPSPQSPDSPAQKQKLRSELDLVKGNLTVMTEMLNQLNPGETSASDTELLQQLFLVCKQMQQRVVELIPNLSEEEMTAELLLLNDDLNNIFIRYERFDRLNKMQRGDTEHLESQNDTGNLIDLSPVSPSTNQNTPSAVNQHAAHIPPPHTNSSMHADEEFDMFAQTRSSSLAEQRKSVRYEDPGAVEGLAEALDTRLQVTAGDADSSWVRQSQWIYSENLTPAPHSSVMEDIESWLSTESPDVEDAEGVTSEEFDKFLANRAKAADHLPSMNQNSSARVSHMTPPQPTSEQEQKHNQLFSL, from the exons ATGGAGTTTCTCACCGGCGGTCCGTTCTCGTCTACTGTCGGCCAGAGGATTC AAAAAGCCACAAGCGCTGCCCTGCAGGCGGAGGACTGGAGTCTTAACCTGGAgatctgtgacatcatcaatgAGACGGATGACGG ACCCAAAGATGCAGTGAAAGCTTTAAAGAAGAGGATTGTGGGTAACAAGAACTTCAGGGAAGTGATGTTGGCTCTGACA GTTCTTGAGACGTGCGTGAAGAACTGTGGCCATCGCTTTCATATGTACGTGTGTAGTAAAGAGTTTGTGGAGGGCGTTTTGGTCCGAGCGATATTACCCAAAAACAACCCACCCATGATCTTACACGACAGAGTGCTGAGCCTCATTCAG GCGTGGGCTGGTGCCTTCCGGAACGTTCCGTCTCTTGCTGGAGTTGTAAATGTGTATGAAGATTTGAGGCGGAGAGGACTGGAGTTTCCCATGACAGATCtggactctctctctcccatccACACACCCAACAGA AGTGTTCCAGAGAACAGCTCTGCCTCCGGTACAGACTCACCGTCACAACCCTCTCCACAGAGCCCTGATTCACCTGCACAG AAGCAGAAACTGAGATCAGAGCTGGATCTTGTCAAAGGTAATCTGACCGTCATGACGGAGATGTTAAATCAACTGAACCCAGGAGAAACTTCAGCATCAGATACTGAACTactacag caGTTGTTTTTAGTGTGTAAGCAGATGCAGCAGAGGGTTGTGGAGTTGATTCCTAATCTCTCAGAGGAGGAGATGACTGCAGAACTTCTGCTGCTGAATGATGATCTGAACAACATCTTCATTCGATATGAGAG GTTTGATAGATTGAATAAGATGCAAAGAGGAGACACAGAACATCTAGAGTCACag AACGATACAGGAAACCTTATtgatcttagtcctgtgtcaccatcaaccaatcagaatacaCCTTCAGCTGTCAATCAACATGCAGCTCACATTCCGCCCCCCCACACAAACAGTTCAA tgcatGCGGATGAGGAGTTTGATATGTTTGCTCAAACCAGAAGCAGCTCTCTGGCTGAGCAGAGAAAGAG TGTGAGGTATGAGGATCCTGGAGCTGTGGAAGGTCTCGCTGAAGCACTGGACACACGGCTGCAGGTCACCGCAGGG gaTGCTGACAGCAGCTGGGTCCGTCAGTCTCAGTGGATTTACTCTGAGAATCTG ACTCCGGCTCCACACAGCTCTGTTATGGAGGATATTGAAAGCTGGCTTTCCACAGAATCG CCGGATGTTGAAGATGCTGAGGGTGTGACCAGTGAAG AGTTTGATAAGTTTTTAGCAAACCGAGCAAAAGCTGCCGATCATCTTCCTTCTATGAATCAAAACTCATCCGCTCGTGTCAGTCACATGACTCCCCCACAGCCAACCAGCGAACAGGAGCAAAAACACAACCAGCTCTTCTCGCTCTGA
- the LOC130557388 gene encoding target of Myb1 membrane trafficking protein-like isoform X4 — MEFLTGGPFSSTVGQRIQKATSAALQAEDWSLNLEICDIINETDDGPKDAVKALKKRIVGNKNFREVMLALTVLETCVKNCGHRFHMYVCSKEFVEGVLVRAILPKNNPPMILHDRVLSLIQAWAGAFRNVPSLAGVVNVYEDLRRRGLEFPMTDLDSLSPIHTPNRSVPENSSASGTDSPSQPSPQSPDSPAQKQKLRSELDLVKGNLTVMTEMLNQLNPGETSASDTELLQQLFLVCKQMQQRVVELIPNLSEEEMTAELLLLNDDLNNIFIRYERFDRLNKMQRGDTEHLESQNDTGNLIDLSPVSPSTNQNTPSAVNQHAAHIPPPHTNSSMHADEEFDMFAQTRSSSLAEQRKRGGSVRYEDPGAVEGLAEALDTRLQVTAGTPAPHSSVMEDIESWLSTESPDVEDAEGVTSEEFDKFLANRAKAADHLPSMNQNSSARVSHMTPPQPTSEQEQKHNQLFSL; from the exons ATGGAGTTTCTCACCGGCGGTCCGTTCTCGTCTACTGTCGGCCAGAGGATTC AAAAAGCCACAAGCGCTGCCCTGCAGGCGGAGGACTGGAGTCTTAACCTGGAgatctgtgacatcatcaatgAGACGGATGACGG ACCCAAAGATGCAGTGAAAGCTTTAAAGAAGAGGATTGTGGGTAACAAGAACTTCAGGGAAGTGATGTTGGCTCTGACA GTTCTTGAGACGTGCGTGAAGAACTGTGGCCATCGCTTTCATATGTACGTGTGTAGTAAAGAGTTTGTGGAGGGCGTTTTGGTCCGAGCGATATTACCCAAAAACAACCCACCCATGATCTTACACGACAGAGTGCTGAGCCTCATTCAG GCGTGGGCTGGTGCCTTCCGGAACGTTCCGTCTCTTGCTGGAGTTGTAAATGTGTATGAAGATTTGAGGCGGAGAGGACTGGAGTTTCCCATGACAGATCtggactctctctctcccatccACACACCCAACAGA AGTGTTCCAGAGAACAGCTCTGCCTCCGGTACAGACTCACCGTCACAACCCTCTCCACAGAGCCCTGATTCACCTGCACAG AAGCAGAAACTGAGATCAGAGCTGGATCTTGTCAAAGGTAATCTGACCGTCATGACGGAGATGTTAAATCAACTGAACCCAGGAGAAACTTCAGCATCAGATACTGAACTactacag caGTTGTTTTTAGTGTGTAAGCAGATGCAGCAGAGGGTTGTGGAGTTGATTCCTAATCTCTCAGAGGAGGAGATGACTGCAGAACTTCTGCTGCTGAATGATGATCTGAACAACATCTTCATTCGATATGAGAG GTTTGATAGATTGAATAAGATGCAAAGAGGAGACACAGAACATCTAGAGTCACag AACGATACAGGAAACCTTATtgatcttagtcctgtgtcaccatcaaccaatcagaatacaCCTTCAGCTGTCAATCAACATGCAGCTCACATTCCGCCCCCCCACACAAACAGTTCAA tgcatGCGGATGAGGAGTTTGATATGTTTGCTCAAACCAGAAGCAGCTCTCTGGCTGAGCAGAGAAAGA gggggggcaGTGTGAGGTATGAGGATCCTGGAGCTGTGGAAGGTCTCGCTGAAGCACTGGACACACGGCTGCAGGTCACCGCAGGG ACTCCGGCTCCACACAGCTCTGTTATGGAGGATATTGAAAGCTGGCTTTCCACAGAATCG CCGGATGTTGAAGATGCTGAGGGTGTGACCAGTGAAG AGTTTGATAAGTTTTTAGCAAACCGAGCAAAAGCTGCCGATCATCTTCCTTCTATGAATCAAAACTCATCCGCTCGTGTCAGTCACATGACTCCCCCACAGCCAACCAGCGAACAGGAGCAAAAACACAACCAGCTCTTCTCGCTCTGA
- the LOC130557388 gene encoding target of Myb1 membrane trafficking protein-like isoform X5, which produces MEFLTGGPFSSTVGQRIQKATSAALQAEDWSLNLEICDIINETDDGPKDAVKALKKRIVGNKNFREVMLALTVLETCVKNCGHRFHMYVCSKEFVEGVLVRAILPKNNPPMILHDRVLSLIQAWAGAFRNVPSLAGVVNVYEDLRRRGLEFPMTDLDSLSPIHTPNRSVPENSSASGTDSPSQPSPQSPDSPAQKQKLRSELDLVKGNLTVMTEMLNQLNPGETSASDTELLQQLFLVCKQMQQRVVELIPNLSEEEMTAELLLLNDDLNNIFIRYERFDRLNKMQRGDTEHLESQNDTGNLIDLSPVSPSTNQNTPSAVNQHAAHIPPPHTNSSMHADEEFDMFAQTRSSSLAEQRKSVRYEDPGAVEGLAEALDTRLQVTAGTPAPHSSVMEDIESWLSTESPDVEDAEGVTSEEFDKFLANRAKAADHLPSMNQNSSARVSHMTPPQPTSEQEQKHNQLFSL; this is translated from the exons ATGGAGTTTCTCACCGGCGGTCCGTTCTCGTCTACTGTCGGCCAGAGGATTC AAAAAGCCACAAGCGCTGCCCTGCAGGCGGAGGACTGGAGTCTTAACCTGGAgatctgtgacatcatcaatgAGACGGATGACGG ACCCAAAGATGCAGTGAAAGCTTTAAAGAAGAGGATTGTGGGTAACAAGAACTTCAGGGAAGTGATGTTGGCTCTGACA GTTCTTGAGACGTGCGTGAAGAACTGTGGCCATCGCTTTCATATGTACGTGTGTAGTAAAGAGTTTGTGGAGGGCGTTTTGGTCCGAGCGATATTACCCAAAAACAACCCACCCATGATCTTACACGACAGAGTGCTGAGCCTCATTCAG GCGTGGGCTGGTGCCTTCCGGAACGTTCCGTCTCTTGCTGGAGTTGTAAATGTGTATGAAGATTTGAGGCGGAGAGGACTGGAGTTTCCCATGACAGATCtggactctctctctcccatccACACACCCAACAGA AGTGTTCCAGAGAACAGCTCTGCCTCCGGTACAGACTCACCGTCACAACCCTCTCCACAGAGCCCTGATTCACCTGCACAG AAGCAGAAACTGAGATCAGAGCTGGATCTTGTCAAAGGTAATCTGACCGTCATGACGGAGATGTTAAATCAACTGAACCCAGGAGAAACTTCAGCATCAGATACTGAACTactacag caGTTGTTTTTAGTGTGTAAGCAGATGCAGCAGAGGGTTGTGGAGTTGATTCCTAATCTCTCAGAGGAGGAGATGACTGCAGAACTTCTGCTGCTGAATGATGATCTGAACAACATCTTCATTCGATATGAGAG GTTTGATAGATTGAATAAGATGCAAAGAGGAGACACAGAACATCTAGAGTCACag AACGATACAGGAAACCTTATtgatcttagtcctgtgtcaccatcaaccaatcagaatacaCCTTCAGCTGTCAATCAACATGCAGCTCACATTCCGCCCCCCCACACAAACAGTTCAA tgcatGCGGATGAGGAGTTTGATATGTTTGCTCAAACCAGAAGCAGCTCTCTGGCTGAGCAGAGAAAGAG TGTGAGGTATGAGGATCCTGGAGCTGTGGAAGGTCTCGCTGAAGCACTGGACACACGGCTGCAGGTCACCGCAGGG ACTCCGGCTCCACACAGCTCTGTTATGGAGGATATTGAAAGCTGGCTTTCCACAGAATCG CCGGATGTTGAAGATGCTGAGGGTGTGACCAGTGAAG AGTTTGATAAGTTTTTAGCAAACCGAGCAAAAGCTGCCGATCATCTTCCTTCTATGAATCAAAACTCATCCGCTCGTGTCAGTCACATGACTCCCCCACAGCCAACCAGCGAACAGGAGCAAAAACACAACCAGCTCTTCTCGCTCTGA